The Microbulbifer hydrolyticus genome has a segment encoding these proteins:
- the urtC gene encoding urea ABC transporter permease subunit UrtC, giving the protein MSVTNPVWEKIGSALTELRQPGKGSSALVGILLVTTLGMSAANLLLPADSPLYVSTYTITLMGKYLCFAMLAMAVDIIWGYCGILSLGHGAFFALGGYGMGMYLMRQIGDRGVYGNPDLPDFMVFLNWQELPWYWFGMDQFWFAVVMALAVPGLLAFVFGWLAFRSRVTGVYLSIMTQALTYALMLAFFRNEMGFGGNNGLTDFKDILGFDLQVDATRVALLLVTTLLLVITFITSRAIVQSRLGRVIVAVRDAEARARFLGYRTERYKVWLFVYSALIAAVAGMLYVPQVGIINPGEFSPLNSIEVVVWVAVGGRGTLYGAIVGALLVNYAKTRFTAIMPDGWLFALGALFVIVTVYLPKGLAGLLQRFGSEETAQPARRNAGADTDGGVRAREANA; this is encoded by the coding sequence ATGAGTGTAACGAATCCCGTGTGGGAAAAAATTGGCAGTGCGCTGACGGAGTTGCGTCAACCGGGTAAGGGTTCCTCAGCACTGGTCGGCATTCTGCTGGTAACGACGCTTGGTATGTCGGCGGCCAACCTGTTGTTACCGGCGGACTCGCCACTGTATGTCAGCACCTACACCATCACCCTGATGGGTAAGTACCTGTGCTTCGCCATGCTTGCCATGGCGGTGGACATCATCTGGGGTTATTGCGGCATCCTGAGCCTGGGCCACGGCGCCTTTTTCGCACTGGGTGGTTACGGCATGGGTATGTACCTGATGCGTCAGATCGGCGACCGCGGTGTCTACGGCAACCCGGACCTGCCGGACTTTATGGTGTTCCTGAACTGGCAGGAGCTGCCCTGGTACTGGTTTGGCATGGACCAGTTCTGGTTTGCGGTGGTGATGGCGCTTGCCGTACCTGGGCTGCTGGCGTTCGTGTTTGGCTGGCTGGCGTTTCGCTCGCGGGTGACTGGTGTTTACCTCTCGATCATGACCCAGGCGTTGACCTACGCACTGATGCTGGCGTTCTTCCGCAATGAAATGGGCTTTGGCGGCAACAACGGGCTGACGGATTTCAAGGATATTCTCGGTTTCGACCTGCAAGTGGATGCAACCAGGGTGGCGCTGCTGCTGGTGACCACGCTGTTGCTGGTGATCACGTTTATTACCAGCCGCGCGATTGTGCAATCGCGCCTCGGCCGGGTGATCGTGGCGGTGCGCGATGCTGAGGCGCGGGCGCGCTTTCTCGGCTACCGCACCGAGCGCTACAAGGTGTGGCTGTTTGTCTATTCGGCGCTGATTGCCGCGGTGGCGGGGATGTTATACGTGCCGCAGGTGGGCATCATCAATCCCGGTGAATTTTCCCCGCTCAATTCCATCGAGGTGGTGGTGTGGGTTGCCGTTGGCGGACGCGGCACCCTTTATGGCGCCATTGTGGGCGCTCTGCTGGTGAATTACGCCAAAACCCGCTTTACCGCGATCATGCCGGACGGCTGGTTGTTCGCACTGGGGGCGCTGTTTGTGATCGTGACCGTGTATCTACCCAAAGGGCTGGCGGGCTTGTTGCAACGTTTCGGTAGTGAAGAAACCGCGCAACCCGCGCGGCGCAATGCGGGTGCCGACACTGACGGTGGAGTGCGTGCCCGGGAGGCTAATGCATGA
- the urtB gene encoding urea ABC transporter permease subunit UrtB, which produces MKKLILSCGLLLAVFAGISVQAQPHSVPPAVDATLEQLTEASLRETATLVEQLEQSGGAAMRPLFETMLAGDLHYHKTTRQLMAVQKNAAGEPVGRDIFTGADLGVQERRDIKKIRVNNRLRGQLREAIGRIDLLHGSEAQKRTAVLAILDDLSADNMRLLQSATEAGVNPAVEDLIALANAMVRLRDSSDTEERLGAIALMSERLESPVRNQLRGLLENQSEQDAAVKAAAQKALDKISERIEFYGQMEQLFFGLSLGSVLVLAAIGLAITFGVMGVINMAHGEMIMLGAYTTYVIQQLMPQAIGYSLLVAVPAAFLVSGSVGVLIERGVIRHLQGRPLETLLATFGISLILQQAVRSIFSPLNMQVVTPEWMSGSLAINPVFSVTYNRLYILLFALAVFFALVMVLKKSSLGLNVRAVSQNRDMAKAMGVRTEMVDAMTFGLGSGIAGVAGVALSQLTNVGPNLGQSYIIDSFMVVVFGGVGNLLGTLVGGFSLGVANKFLEPATGAVLANIIVLVCLILFIQKRPKGLFPQRGRAAE; this is translated from the coding sequence GTGAAAAAATTAATACTGAGTTGTGGCCTGCTGCTGGCAGTGTTTGCCGGCATTTCCGTGCAGGCGCAGCCGCACTCTGTACCTCCAGCAGTGGACGCCACGCTAGAGCAGCTGACTGAAGCCAGCTTGCGCGAGACGGCTACGCTGGTCGAGCAGCTCGAGCAGTCTGGTGGCGCCGCCATGCGTCCGTTGTTTGAAACCATGCTGGCCGGCGATCTCCACTATCACAAGACCACCAGACAGCTGATGGCGGTACAGAAAAATGCTGCCGGAGAGCCGGTCGGGCGGGACATATTTACCGGCGCGGACCTGGGCGTACAGGAACGGCGGGACATCAAGAAAATCCGCGTAAACAATCGCCTGCGAGGCCAGCTGCGCGAGGCCATAGGGCGGATTGATCTGCTGCATGGTAGCGAAGCGCAAAAACGCACCGCGGTGCTCGCAATACTCGACGACCTCTCCGCTGACAATATGCGCCTGCTGCAGAGTGCCACCGAGGCCGGTGTGAACCCGGCAGTTGAAGACCTGATTGCGCTGGCCAACGCCATGGTGCGCCTGCGCGACAGCAGCGATACGGAAGAGCGCCTGGGGGCGATCGCATTGATGAGCGAACGCCTGGAATCACCGGTGCGCAACCAGCTGCGGGGTCTGCTGGAAAACCAAAGCGAGCAGGATGCCGCGGTGAAGGCAGCGGCACAGAAAGCGCTCGACAAGATTTCCGAGCGCATTGAATTTTACGGGCAGATGGAACAGCTGTTTTTCGGCCTCAGCCTGGGTTCGGTGCTTGTACTGGCCGCAATAGGCCTCGCCATCACCTTCGGTGTGATGGGCGTAATCAATATGGCGCACGGCGAAATGATCATGCTCGGCGCCTATACCACCTATGTGATCCAGCAACTGATGCCGCAAGCGATCGGATACTCACTGCTGGTGGCGGTGCCGGCGGCCTTTCTGGTCTCCGGTAGTGTCGGTGTACTGATTGAGCGCGGCGTGATACGGCACTTGCAGGGGCGGCCACTGGAAACACTGCTGGCCACGTTCGGTATCAGTCTGATCCTGCAGCAGGCAGTCCGTAGTATTTTCTCGCCACTGAATATGCAGGTGGTCACGCCGGAATGGATGAGTGGCTCCCTGGCCATCAATCCGGTGTTCTCGGTGACCTATAACCGGCTGTACATACTTTTGTTCGCACTGGCAGTATTTTTTGCGCTGGTGATGGTGCTGAAAAAGTCTTCCCTCGGACTGAATGTCCGCGCGGTATCCCAGAACCGGGATATGGCAAAGGCCATGGGCGTGCGTACGGAAATGGTCGACGCAATGACCTTCGGCCTCGGTTCCGGGATTGCCGGTGTTGCCGGCGTGGCGCTGTCGCAGCTCACCAATGTAGGACCAAACCTCGGCCAGTCCTACATCATCGATTCCTTTATGGTGGTGGTGTTTGGCGGTGTCGGTAATCTGCTCGGGACACTGGTGGGTGGCTTTTCCCTGGGCGTGGCGAACAAATTCCTCGAGCCGGCCACCGGCGCCGTGCTCGCCAATATTATCGTACTGGTATGCCTGATCCTGTTTATCCAGAAGCGGCCGAAAGGGCTGTTTCCCCAACGCGGAAGGGCGGCAGAATGA
- the urtD gene encoding urea ABC transporter ATP-binding protein UrtD gives MNQFAGQARELLRRDTTWPFLVPRKRSVDVSKNVILYLEGLNVSFDGFKALNNLNLYVNDGELRCLIGANGAGKTTLMDVITGKTQCDSGSAWFGRNIDLLAHDEAEIAQLGIGRKFQKPTVFEAHTVFHNLELSLQGSKGVWSALTAKLSSSECDRIDEVLKTIGLEKCRYQLAGALSHGQKQWLEIGMLLAAQPRLLLVDEPVAGMTAEETERTAELLTSLAGEHTVIVVEHDMEFVRSIARTVTVLHQGSVLAEGSMDQVQSNPDVIEVYLGEEA, from the coding sequence CTGAACCAATTTGCCGGGCAGGCGCGCGAGCTGCTGCGCCGGGATACCACCTGGCCTTTTCTGGTACCGCGCAAGCGGTCGGTGGATGTGTCGAAAAACGTCATCCTGTACCTGGAGGGCCTGAATGTCAGCTTTGACGGCTTCAAGGCACTGAATAACCTAAACCTGTACGTGAATGACGGCGAGCTGCGGTGCCTGATCGGCGCCAATGGCGCCGGTAAAACGACCCTGATGGATGTGATTACCGGCAAGACCCAGTGCGACAGCGGCAGTGCCTGGTTTGGGCGAAATATCGACCTGCTGGCCCACGACGAGGCGGAGATCGCCCAGCTGGGGATTGGGCGCAAATTCCAGAAGCCCACGGTATTCGAGGCACACACGGTGTTCCACAACCTGGAACTGTCGCTACAGGGCAGCAAGGGCGTGTGGAGCGCGTTGACCGCAAAACTGTCCAGCAGTGAGTGCGACCGAATCGACGAAGTACTGAAGACGATCGGCCTGGAAAAATGCCGCTATCAGCTCGCGGGTGCATTATCCCATGGACAGAAACAGTGGCTGGAAATCGGCATGTTGCTGGCGGCCCAGCCGCGCCTGCTGCTGGTGGATGAACCGGTGGCGGGAATGACGGCGGAGGAAACGGAACGCACGGCAGAATTGCTGACTTCCCTTGCGGGCGAGCACACCGTGATCGTGGTGGAGCACGACATGGAATTCGTGCGCAGTATTGCGCGTACGGTGACGGTTTTACATCAGGGCTCGGTGCTTGC
- the urtA gene encoding urea ABC transporter substrate-binding protein, whose amino-acid sequence MKKFVAGLAFAAGTSVISAAAMAAETIKVGVLHSLSGTMAISETTLKDTVLMMVEEQNRKGGLLGKKLEAVVVDPASDWPLFAEKARELITKEKVDVIFGCWTSVSRKSVLPVIEELNGLMFYPVQYEGEESSKNVFYTGASPNQQAIPAVDYLMSDLEVERWVLAGTDYVYPRTTNKILESYLESNGVAKEDILINYTPFGHSDWQSIVSDIKKFGSTGKKTAVVSTINGDANVPFYKELANQGISSEDIPVVAFSVGEEELSGIDTGPLVGHLAAWNYFQGIDSEANEYFVQQWKKFIGDEKRVTNDPMEATYIGFNMWAKAVEKAGSTEVDAVEQAMIGIEFPNLTGGVAKMNKNHHLSKPVFIGEIQDDGQFEVVWETDGVVPGDAWSDFLPGSKDLIADWTAPIKCGNYNTKAEACSGQVQ is encoded by the coding sequence ATGAAAAAATTTGTTGCCGGGCTCGCCTTTGCGGCCGGTACCAGTGTCATCAGCGCCGCGGCAATGGCGGCGGAAACCATCAAGGTAGGTGTATTGCACTCTCTCTCGGGGACTATGGCGATCAGTGAAACCACATTGAAAGACACTGTGCTGATGATGGTGGAAGAGCAGAACCGCAAAGGAGGCCTGCTGGGTAAGAAGCTCGAAGCGGTGGTTGTCGACCCGGCCTCGGACTGGCCGCTGTTTGCGGAGAAAGCCCGCGAACTGATCACCAAGGAAAAAGTGGATGTGATCTTTGGCTGCTGGACATCGGTATCGCGTAAATCCGTGCTGCCGGTGATCGAGGAACTGAACGGCCTGATGTTTTACCCGGTGCAGTACGAAGGCGAAGAGTCTTCGAAGAATGTGTTCTACACCGGTGCCTCGCCGAATCAGCAGGCGATTCCCGCGGTGGATTACCTGATGTCTGACCTGGAAGTGGAGCGCTGGGTACTGGCGGGGACCGACTATGTGTATCCGCGTACCACCAACAAGATTCTGGAGTCTTACCTGGAGTCCAATGGTGTGGCCAAGGAAGACATCCTGATCAACTACACACCGTTCGGTCATTCCGACTGGCAGAGCATCGTTTCCGACATTAAGAAATTTGGCAGCACCGGTAAGAAGACCGCCGTGGTCTCCACCATCAACGGTGATGCCAATGTGCCCTTCTACAAGGAACTCGCCAACCAGGGCATCAGCTCGGAAGATATCCCGGTGGTGGCCTTCTCCGTGGGTGAAGAGGAGCTCTCTGGCATCGACACCGGTCCGCTGGTGGGGCACCTGGCTGCCTGGAACTACTTCCAGGGCATTGATAGCGAAGCCAATGAGTATTTCGTACAGCAATGGAAGAAGTTTATCGGTGACGAAAAACGCGTGACCAACGACCCCATGGAGGCGACCTATATCGGTTTCAACATGTGGGCCAAGGCGGTTGAAAAAGCCGGCTCCACAGAGGTGGATGCGGTCGAGCAGGCGATGATCGGCATCGAGTTCCCGAACCTGACCGGTGGCGTGGCGAAAATGAACAAGAACCACCACCTGTCCAAGCCGGTATTTATCGGTGAGATTCAGGACGACGGACAGTTTGAAGTGGTTTGGGAAACCGACGGCGTTGTGCCTGGCGATGCCTGGTCAGACTTCCTGCCCGGCTCCAAGGACCTGATTGCCGACTGGACCGCGCCGATCAAGTGCGGCAACTACAACACCAAGGCCGAGGCTTGCAGCGGCCAGGTACAGTAA
- a CDS encoding ATP-binding protein produces MVGTFTGKNNDNDQQAMRPAQQVFRVRRTYNKWVGDETLEDFALRFTAVRGRRFTIEQVAKTALGATAFLALEAIAAAVTLNYGFINTVTAMLAVAAVIFITGFPITYYAAKHGLDIDLLTRGAGFGYLGSTITSLIYASFTFIFFAIEAAILTSALHALLGIPPAIGYILCAVAVIPIVTHGIRAVSKFQIGTQPLWLLLQCLALGIAAWFELARVEDWARYAPQHNPQSGEFSWMLFGAASAVFFAMVAQIGEQVDYLRFMPEKTRENRARWWFWLTLAGPGWIFIGVIKMLFGSFLAYLAITGGASAEQAADPVRMYQMVFNYLTQSPTMALILAGVMVVISQMKINVTNAYAGSIAWSNFFSRLTRSHPGRVVWLVFNVSIALVLMELGIYRALEGVLGIFSLVAISWLGCLAADLMINKPLGISPSYVEFKRSHLYDFNPVGVGSMLLASLIGIVCYLGHFGDGAKNFASFISLGICFLMVPLLGMATRGRFYLARHRDSLYGDDDDGQRTVSTSVQSAQTCCICENDFEPADMSHCPAYQGPICSLCCSLDSRCLDACKPDARFSQQLATLMKILVPERVVNGVDSRLGRFAILLLGASVCIAGVLSLIYGQLQPATTGEAELLQQAFWTLFVLLLLISGVLAWLFLLTHDSRTVAQMESNRQTRLLLNEIEAHKETDRALQAAKEQADRANSAKSRYLSGISHELRTPLQSILGYAQLLNQQQDIPEKHRNGLRIIKRSGEYLTDLIEGLLDISKIEAGRLDIYRNQVRLPELLEQMVEMFRPQAEAKGVRFYCHIHSPLPSTVIADEKRLRQILINLLSNAIKYTREGQVDFHIRYRNQVAEFSIEDTGVGIRADDQARILKPFERVRNGQSPVATGTGLGLTIAYLLTEIMGGELRMQSEPGKGSRFTVSLLLSWVESDHRREIPVRRISGYHGPRRSVMVVDDEPIHRGLIGDLLTPLGFSMMEAQSAEDCLALVQHQRPDLFLLDVTMPGMNGLDLAEQLRARGITAPIVMLSADAQERHLNPGDDEPAHHDAYLVKPLVNQKLFNTIARLLKLDWVYGKDRDIPCKSSIRQTASTQALPEHPLLAELLAYARIGYRSGVHRTLDRIAAETIVADHRIEQFRQLADTMRFEQLSEALEIKERE; encoded by the coding sequence GTGGTTGGAACATTTACGGGCAAAAATAACGACAACGATCAACAGGCCATGCGACCCGCACAACAGGTATTCCGCGTACGGCGGACCTACAACAAGTGGGTGGGAGACGAGACCCTCGAAGACTTCGCACTGCGCTTTACCGCCGTGCGCGGGCGCCGCTTTACCATTGAACAGGTGGCGAAGACCGCGCTCGGAGCCACCGCCTTCCTCGCCCTGGAAGCCATCGCCGCGGCAGTGACCCTCAACTACGGCTTTATCAACACCGTCACCGCGATGCTCGCGGTGGCCGCAGTGATCTTCATTACCGGCTTCCCCATCACCTATTACGCGGCCAAACACGGCCTCGACATCGACCTGCTCACCCGCGGTGCCGGTTTCGGCTACCTCGGCTCCACCATCACTTCGCTGATCTACGCCTCCTTCACGTTCATCTTCTTCGCCATCGAGGCTGCGATACTCACCTCCGCGCTGCACGCCCTGCTCGGCATACCGCCGGCCATCGGTTATATCCTCTGCGCGGTGGCCGTGATCCCAATTGTGACCCACGGTATCCGGGCGGTGAGCAAGTTTCAGATCGGCACCCAGCCGCTGTGGCTGTTGTTGCAGTGCCTCGCGCTCGGTATTGCCGCCTGGTTCGAGCTCGCGCGGGTGGAGGACTGGGCCCGCTACGCACCCCAGCACAACCCGCAGAGTGGCGAGTTCAGCTGGATGTTATTCGGCGCGGCCAGTGCAGTATTTTTTGCCATGGTCGCGCAGATCGGCGAGCAGGTGGACTACCTGCGGTTTATGCCAGAAAAGACCCGCGAGAATCGCGCGCGCTGGTGGTTCTGGCTGACGCTTGCCGGGCCGGGCTGGATTTTCATCGGTGTGATCAAGATGCTGTTCGGTTCCTTCCTCGCCTATCTGGCCATCACCGGCGGTGCCTCCGCAGAGCAGGCGGCGGACCCGGTGCGTATGTACCAGATGGTGTTCAACTACCTGACCCAGTCCCCCACCATGGCACTGATCCTGGCTGGCGTGATGGTGGTGATCTCGCAGATGAAGATCAACGTCACCAACGCCTATGCGGGCTCCATCGCCTGGTCGAATTTTTTCTCGCGCCTGACCCGCAGCCATCCGGGACGGGTTGTGTGGCTGGTGTTCAACGTGAGCATCGCGCTGGTGTTGATGGAGCTGGGGATTTATCGCGCGCTCGAGGGGGTGCTGGGTATTTTTTCACTGGTGGCCATCAGCTGGCTCGGATGCCTCGCCGCAGACCTGATGATCAACAAGCCTCTCGGCATCAGTCCGTCCTATGTCGAGTTCAAGCGCTCACACCTGTATGACTTCAACCCGGTGGGTGTGGGCTCGATGCTGCTGGCCTCACTGATTGGCATCGTCTGCTATCTCGGTCATTTCGGCGATGGTGCGAAAAATTTTGCCAGCTTTATCAGCCTCGGCATCTGCTTTTTGATGGTGCCGCTACTGGGGATGGCCACCCGCGGGCGCTTCTACCTGGCCCGTCACCGGGACTCTCTCTATGGCGATGACGACGATGGCCAGCGCACGGTCAGCACCAGCGTCCAGTCTGCGCAGACCTGTTGTATCTGCGAAAACGACTTCGAACCTGCGGACATGAGCCATTGCCCCGCTTACCAGGGCCCGATCTGCTCCCTGTGCTGTTCGCTGGACTCCCGCTGCCTGGATGCGTGCAAGCCAGATGCGCGCTTCTCCCAGCAGCTTGCCACCCTGATGAAAATACTGGTGCCTGAGCGGGTCGTGAACGGGGTGGATTCACGCCTTGGGCGCTTTGCGATACTGCTTCTGGGAGCGAGCGTGTGTATCGCCGGTGTGCTGTCACTGATTTACGGCCAATTGCAGCCCGCCACCACTGGCGAGGCAGAATTGCTGCAGCAAGCATTCTGGACACTGTTCGTATTGCTACTGCTGATTTCCGGGGTACTGGCGTGGCTGTTCCTGCTTACCCACGACAGCCGTACCGTCGCGCAGATGGAGTCCAACCGGCAGACGCGCCTGCTGCTCAACGAGATCGAGGCGCACAAGGAAACCGATCGCGCGCTGCAGGCGGCCAAGGAACAGGCGGATCGGGCCAACAGCGCCAAGAGCCGCTACCTGTCCGGTATCAGCCACGAACTGCGCACTCCATTGCAGTCCATTCTCGGCTACGCGCAGCTGCTGAACCAGCAACAGGATATCCCGGAAAAGCACCGCAACGGTTTGCGCATCATCAAGCGCAGCGGGGAATACCTGACGGACCTGATTGAGGGCCTGCTGGATATCTCCAAGATCGAGGCCGGGCGCTTGGATATCTATCGCAACCAGGTGCGCCTGCCGGAACTACTGGAGCAGATGGTGGAGATGTTCCGTCCACAGGCGGAAGCAAAAGGTGTGCGCTTTTACTGTCATATCCACAGCCCGCTACCATCCACCGTGATTGCCGATGAGAAACGTCTGCGCCAGATTCTGATCAATCTGTTGTCCAATGCCATCAAGTACACCCGCGAGGGCCAGGTGGATTTTCATATCCGCTACCGCAATCAGGTGGCAGAGTTTTCCATTGAAGATACCGGCGTGGGGATTCGTGCGGACGATCAGGCGCGGATACTTAAACCGTTTGAGCGGGTGCGCAACGGGCAGAGCCCCGTGGCCACCGGCACCGGGCTGGGACTGACCATTGCCTACCTGCTCACAGAAATCATGGGTGGTGAGCTGCGCATGCAAAGCGAGCCGGGCAAGGGCAGCCGCTTTACGGTTTCGCTGCTGCTGTCATGGGTGGAATCGGACCACCGCCGCGAAATACCGGTGCGCCGCATCAGTGGCTATCACGGCCCCCGTCGCAGCGTGATGGTGGTGGACGACGAACCCATTCATCGCGGACTGATCGGCGACCTGCTGACGCCGCTCGGCTTTTCCATGATGGAAGCACAGAGTGCCGAGGACTGCCTGGCACTGGTACAACATCAGCGGCCGGATCTGTTCCTGCTGGATGTGACCATGCCGGGAATGAACGGGCTGGATCTCGCCGAGCAACTGCGTGCGCGCGGTATCACCGCGCCGATAGTGATGCTGTCGGCCGACGCCCAGGAGCGGCACTTGAATCCCGGAGACGACGAGCCCGCCCATCACGATGCCTACCTGGTGAAACCGCTGGTAAACCAGAAGCTGTTCAACACCATTGCCCGCCTGCTGAAGCTCGATTGGGTATATGGAAAAGACCGCGATATCCCGTGCAAATCATCGATACGGCAAACCGCGTCCACACAAGCGTTGCCAGAACATCCGCTGCTGGCAGAACTGCTGGCCTACGCGCGCATCGGCTACCGCAGTGGCGTGCACAGGACACTGGACCGGATTGCCGCCGAAACAATCGTAGCCGACCACCGTATAGAACAGTTCCGCCAGCTGGCGGACACCATGCGCTTCGAGCAGTTGAGCGAAGCCCTGGAAATCAAGGAGCGAGAATGA